The following proteins are encoded in a genomic region of Thermosinus carboxydivorans Nor1:
- a CDS encoding potassium channel family protein has product MKKEKQFVVIGLGRFGTSVARSLHRSGYQVLAVDINEERVQKFSDEVTHVVQADTTDEASLEALGIRNFDVAVVAIGEDIQANVLTTLLLKEMGVRYIVAKARNSLHGKMLKKIGADRVVYPEYDMGQRVAHNLVSTNVLDYIELSPNLGLVEIAAPRAFVGQTLIEAGLRPKYAINVVAIKRGEQILVPPSPTEKITAGDVLIVVGQNDGIQRLEELE; this is encoded by the coding sequence GCTTGGCCGTTTCGGCACAAGCGTGGCCCGCTCGCTTCATCGGTCCGGCTATCAAGTATTGGCCGTCGATATTAATGAGGAACGCGTACAAAAATTTAGCGATGAAGTAACCCATGTTGTCCAGGCGGATACAACAGACGAGGCTAGTTTGGAAGCTCTGGGGATACGGAATTTTGACGTAGCAGTTGTAGCGATTGGTGAAGATATTCAGGCCAATGTACTTACTACTTTGCTGTTAAAAGAAATGGGGGTACGCTACATTGTTGCCAAAGCCCGCAATTCGCTGCACGGCAAGATGCTAAAAAAAATCGGCGCTGATCGGGTGGTGTACCCTGAATACGATATGGGGCAGCGTGTTGCTCATAACCTTGTCTCCACTAATGTTTTAGATTATATTGAATTGTCTCCTAATCTCGGTTTAGTAGAAATTGCCGCTCCGCGCGCCTTTGTCGGGCAAACGCTTATTGAGGCCGGCCTGCGGCCCAAATACGCCATTAATGTTGTTGCGATTAAGCGGGGAGAACAAATATTAGTGCCACCAAGTCCTACTGAAAAAATTACCGCGGGGGACGTCTTGATTGTTGTAGGGCAAAATGATGGAATCCAACGGCTGGAGGAATTGGAATGA